The Cryptomeria japonica chromosome 9, Sugi_1.0, whole genome shotgun sequence DNA segment TGGGGACAGGGGTAATGCCTTGCTTGCTGGGTGCAAAGACTTTTGGAATTGTGCCCCACGGAGATATAATTTTAAtactttttttttatcaataatttaataaaaataataatatattaataaaataatttttaaaatagaataaTGATAAATATGCTAATTTTatagaatcattttttttttaaatatctaatgAAAGACATTAAAATGGTCTAACTGTCATATGACAATTCTCCTCAATGTCCTCAATATCATTATCATCAAATTTTTTTCCCTTTTtaatttgtttctaatttttttccAGAATTTATGTGATCAATCAGCATTAAAGATTTTCTTTTAATAATGTAATTTAAGATGGCTGCTTATTTTATAAGCAGCAAAATTTGTCATTCATGGGTCACTAGCTCCACAAATTGATGCTAAAAAAATGGAACAGCGGTTGCTAGCCAAACTAAGCTAAACAGCCATGGGAACCTACCCTTACCTCCTACCCTTTGATGAAGTacaattggaatttatctcaaagTTCAAAGATGGAAATAATATGATTGATCTGGCAGAAGTAGATAACATTAATAGCATTCCTAAGTTTTTCAAAGCTGTAATTTGTTATTTTTGGAAGTCCAATAAACAAGACCACTTACTGAGATCTTTAGTTTCGCAGTTTCCTGAAAACAGTTTTCATGGAGTCTGCTCCTGATAACCCTAAGTGTGATAAGAAACCCAATTATAGTTTTAAATTGCTCTGTACAGGCACTTCGTGTCTACTCAGCCGCAGCCTAAGAATGATGTACAAGTATGTACCCCAAAAGTGGTAATTGTACTGGGCTTGTTATTAGGGAATTCAGAATTGTATGTTTGAGAATTTAAGTTTACATAAAAAAGTTCATTTTTAAAAAGATTTTGTATTTATTGTCTGTAGTGGGTTTCAGTATTAaacttattttttaataatttaaagatGTATTGTAAAATCAATGGGCTCTCCGTCTATTTATCATTGGGAAAGTTAAATGATTCTAAATGAGTCCATTATAAAAAATGAAGTTGGGATCATGATGACAGAATATATATTCCTCAATCTTTGATTTTCTTTCAAAGAAGTTCCAAATGATCTTGTAGATTTAATATAGAATCCTAAATAAGAAAATGTACTATAAAAGACATAAATACTTTCAGATTAACTCAAAAACATACAAGGGGCTCTTTTAAGAGCAATCATTCATGTGAGGAGTGAATTACTGGTACTTTCTGCCATACTGGGCTTTGAATTTATTCATTCCTTTGTTTCCCCTGGGTATAGGCTTCTGTCATGCGCATTGTTGCTCAAATATGTGGGAACCACAAACTTTGAGAGAAACTCACTCCATATTGACCCTGGCTCCTCCATTACTTACAATGCATGTCTTCTTCAACAGGTGTGCAGAGTACAAACTGGCCAATTAGTTCCAAAATCACTTTTGCTCTGTTGCCCAGAGGCTTAaatatagttttgttttttctaaataaagaaatataGGGCAAACACAGTATTAATTATTCTAAACACTAAAACCCTATGTATTTGGGACCTGGGCAACCAGAGATGAATGAACGAAAGCATGTATGGTGTCAATATaagtattttttatattattaaaatatactTTAAACAAGCATCAATTTACAAAGCATACTAATTTTCTTTGTAATTGGGATGAGTTTTTCATCTCTTCTCTTCTCGATGATAGATCagtgtgatctgaaatgtcaattgaaaaacacatacaaaatgatctaaaatatcaATTGAAAAACAAATACAAAACAATCTTATCTGAACCTCTCAGATCAGCTACAGGGAGCACAATACAAAAGCAAACTGCCCAACTAACAGCCAACATGATCAGTATAGACAACTGCTCAACATCATCATAGACCAGCCTAGCTAAAAGGAGTTCATATAGAAAGTACAATCAACAGAAAAAACCAATACTAAACCATGAAGTTGTAAATATATAATAAAACTTGCATGGCCTGATTGTCAAGTAAAAGTTTGGTTCACTTGTCTGACTCTGCACCAGATCtatttagtctcaatcacatcctgTTCTCCTATGAAAAACTTAAAACAATCAATCTGCTTGCTTCTCTCTCTGTGCATAAGAGTATGCTCTAAGGTATTGGATCCAAACCAAGCCACAAGGTATGCAACATGTGTCACTAATCATCTTGTCGATTCAAAAAGATGCATACCCAAATTCTAAATGGGAAAATCACTCTGATTCACTCAAGTCCCCAATCTAAGTACAAAAATTGAAGCCTGTCTCATGTCTTTACCATATTATATCTAAAGTCAATGCGGCCTCATCATTCATCCCCCCACCCCCAACCTTACACGCCACACATAAGGTCTCAACCCCAAAAAGTACAATCTTCATTTCAatccttcaaacacttttttaTTAACAACCACAACAGGGCACTTGGCATTCCGAGTGCAGTAATCACTCACACTTCCCTTGATTGCTCTGCAAATCATCAATGAAAAGTAAATAAGAATCTCAAACAGGTAGACAAATTAGAGAAACAAAACACAGAATGAGACATAAGGGAAACATTACCTTATGAAAAAACCATGGCTATGGCTACCCATCACCAGAAGATGTGCCCCCAGCTGGTGTGCAGCAGCACAGATCTTGGGCTTTGTCTCCCCAGTTACAACTTGGGTTTCTGCCTTCACATTGTAACAATTGCAGACATCCAAAGCTCGCTTCAATATCTTTTGGGTAGTCCTGATTTCATCCAATTCCAGAAGACAAATCACCTCTGTGCTCAAGATATAGGCTGCAACCACAATAGCCATCATTAATGAAATTCATAGTTTTGAgaatcaaaatatttctttttgcTTACGCATTCTTTCATTCCCATGATAGATCATGAAATGTGATTTTAAACGTTAATGTAAAAACTGTCACACAATTGCAAATTATCTGCATGTAACTTATGGAAATGGAGAGAATTCACTTACCAGGGCCAGATGATACACAGAGAGGGGAGCGCACATGAAGGAGAGTGAATTTATAGGGTTTATCAACAATTTTGTGAGCAGGTAAGAGATTCCTGCATGCCCATTCACAAGCCCACATACTTTCTTGGCTTCCATCGACTGCAACTACAATATTCAGCATCTGGGTCACCTTCTCCTCTTCCATATCTGATTCTCCTATATCCTGATACTCCATAACTACTCAGAACTGTGTGATTCTTTCCTGAACTTCTTTAGCTGATTGAGTATTGTTGGTTGATTTAGTTATAACAATGGGCATGCCCATGGGAATAACTATAAGCAACCAAATCTGGTTTGGAAAGGCGGCTGCTTATTTTATAGTTTGTTTCTTTCATTGATTGAAAACTCAAATGGTGTAAATATCCTCATTTGGCATTCTGCAGTTATCATGGATTCTTGCTTAATGTGGACAGCCACTAATTCACAGAtattttttaaaaccttcttgtgAGAATTTGAGTCATCATTATGCCACTTGTCTTCCTAGTTATGCAAGATCTAGTTTAAGGGCATATTACAGATAGGTATATTACAAAAGATTCAATTATTTATTGGTGCCATTGCTAATTAAGATTCACCCGTCAAATCAAGCAGCAAATTCTTAATGATGTCCATCGAGGCGTCCTTCGAATGCGAAAGCACAGTTTTATTTATTATTAGTTAGTAGCTGTCCTCCAATGATTAATCATatattttcatttttatattttaaatgtttttttttttaaattttaaaatgtttaTAAATTATATGTTTGTCTATAGGTCTTTggtttgttggtgaagttgaatgttTCTTAATGAGGtcactagggatcaagtcttgttgtgTGCAAGATTCCAAATCATAAGAGATGAGGAAGGCTCCAAATCATAAGAGATGAGGAAGGCTCCAAATCATACGTGATGAGGTTGGGATCGCATCCTGAACAAAAAATTTGACGAAAtggataccccttagtccttgGTTCCTAGTCGAAACCCCTCAATCTTTCACTTCTCCAACTTTAACAAATTTTAGAAATATTTAGAAATCAAGATTGAATCTAGATCAAAATTTAAAGTAATATCACAATCTTTAGATAAGCTATCATTTAAGCACTTAGCTACGGTTTTGGCGTCATCTATGCTTTTAGCAAACATGACATCTGACTCCATTTTCTATGTTCTTTTGCCTTACAAAAATAAGGGGCATACCATCATGGAAATTCACATTTTTTAAACAGTGCATATTATAACAATTACTATACATGTAAACCTACCTCCCCATCTCAAACCCAATCATACTAAAATTAATGGAATGAAGCtctaaaaaaattatttcttttcctTCGCAAGACTTTGGTAATGTTATAACAAaatttgataatgatgatgaagttgattttctaattttgatatagAAGCTAACCTTatcattttttactatttttttcaaATGTTATCAATAATACTTTAACTTTTCCTTCGCAAGACTTTGATAATGTTATAACAAaatttgataatgatgatgaagttgattttctaattttgatatagAAGCTAACCTTatcattttttactatttttttcaaATGTTATCAATAATACTTTAACTCAATAGCTTTCAAAACAGGAGATAGATGGGTAAGAAAAGTCTTCTTGATGATTAAATCTCAATTTTCAATTAGGTATGATAATAGGTGAGATATTCTTATTTTCTAtttattgatcttatatatctattGAATATCAtacaagcaattttttttttgctttagaATCAAGACTAAAATATTTTCCATGTTAAAATTAGACACATAatctataaatatttaatatatattagttGATCGTAAATAGTGCTATGAGTGTAGTCTCTTTGAGATCTTGGTTGCATGAATTTTGTTTGAATTTTTGCACACTTGCACAAAGATCTATTTAACAATTATTTTCTCTAAATTTTTAGGAATCACATATttgttttttcaattaaaaataagtATTATGCATATATAAGGGGGAATGAATTGTACATGTcatgtatttttctttatttttaaagagATGGATAAATGATTTCAACTTTTACAACTCATTGAGAATGCTTACTAGTTTATACGAGACATTGAGAGTATCAAGTAGTTTAACAATCAAGGGCCTACCAATAAGGTGGGAGCTAAGAATCTTCTTGTAACAACCATTAGGATTGTTCTACTATATTATATATTCAACCCATAAAAAATACCAACTTAATCAACCACTTGCATAGATTTATATAATTTAAAAGTGTTGACTTCGTTATGTGTCCAACCATAGTTATGGAGATGACTCTATGCCACAACTCATATGCTTACATTAGAAAGGGGTTATTTTCCAATGCTAGGGCCATTCTTAGACCTAGACCTTAATCCTCAAGGTTTCATTCATGATCACCCTGCCTATGTATCCCTTTTAGGTAGTAAAGGTTTAATAGTTAATACCTCAAAGATGGATAGAATTCATTTGCTCCTCTTGTATAAGATTTCATCTTACTATCAGATTACaactatttattaatatttttattttaatttaatccaATTACAATAGAAGTATGTGAAAGACATCCCAGATAAGTATTGGTTCTATGACAATATTAGTGTAAGAGCGCACATAAAACCATATAGGGACCATATTTTCCCAACATCATAGGTTCACATGATGACTACCTTAGGCATATACACAATGTGAATAAATTACTTTTATAATACATATACACAATCTAGTAATTGGTACATGCACCACATATACACAATGTGACTAGCTCAAACACCCAACACATACATAATACACATGGATTAACAACCCCATAAGTACACATAGAGGTCAACTAGCAAAGGGAAGTAGTTGTAACTTTATTGCAATCATATTCCCTTTCTTTTGGTTCATTGAGACATAATCCTACAAGAACATTCCATCTAGTAAAAGGAATGTTGGTGCATTCCATATTGCATTGTGGGTTCCATCCTTTTCCCAATCTACTACCACCTATGATGGTAGGAAAACTTCCCGTGCTACTTGTTGTCATCACTAGAAAGGGAATATGTATGAcaacatgtagtacccctaccctagtctatttctaaccttggtttaatcttgattagtttatcgtaatataatgattattgtcagatgtttgatttaacgcatagctattgatgtggttttcactctagttgtatgcaagttgtttagtgttcctatttcgtgatattaacatcgagctaacgctttcattaaattttatatatgtatgcatgtatgatctttggttgcaggagatttcaggtacgaagtcgcatgagtgcgaggttcgtcttcacctggatgtgcaggtttgaatgTACCTctgttaatccttagagttggattaggtggtcgtaagaccctagtcgacctttgtcgtgctcaagtgagcattgccagtcgtcgtcggtaatccctttttttgtttgggttgcgagtcgtctgtttggttgatctttctcgatttgcgtgcctggtgtgtttggttaaatgattaatcagtccttagtaattatcttgtttaaatatgcgtttgtgcattgaagattaacggattaaattaatcgggaattcgttatgcgattttcgttgatatgaattgcttattttaaattgaGAGTGAATTCGAGTAAATGACTgatcttgaatatttaatgcattttatatatgctgttgaaaaagaagatTTGTATTTAATTGCGATAGGTTTAATTGCATTCGGTtggcttttaaaatttgaaaagttAAATCGTATTatttgaggaaatcgatttttaattgattaagtaagtcaatttgttgctatagttgaaaaaggatttaattttgtgaattaattgtaaataagaatttttattccgaaaaatggaatttttgggtcaactcttccatataacccaatttggggaaaaattggaggatggacaattttggaggagattttggttggaaaggaattttgggggttttggaaaggaatgttgctggatctgacaggtgggctctccctcagccataccaggattgcgaattaaggtaggattctgaatttgttattgaaaatcaatttgattgtTCATTATGAATTTGGCTGGAAATTTTAATGGAGATGGGTTTTTTTCCTCATtgctgtttgggtgtttgaaaccctttgttaTTGGAAAGGATGAGAAACCTTCAAGTAAATATGACATCTAAACCTGTTCGTCTAAACCGAACTCATAGTAAATCAAAATTTATGTTCCTTATGAAATTGTGTGCTGGGCGTTTGTGTTTATTTACGAACtgtgtgttaaaaaaaaaaattattattcattttttttgaGCTGGGCGCTTGTTTTAGTAGCGGGACTGTGCGTTGTTTTATTTTAAAACTGTGTTTtgggggttggagggcggggagcggagctccacccgctcctcctcccttTCCCCCCCTGCACGTCCCCCTTCTTCCCCGCTCGTCCCTCTGTTTCTCCTCCCCGCTGGCGGTAAAAACTcgggccgcggcacactgcggtggccgcagggcgccgcggacctgcgggcaccgcagtggcgcgcCCGCATGGGCTCCCCTACAGTTTGGTGTTGGACGGcgttagggttagggcacggcccgccctcgcctccATCCTTTTTAAAATGCGTTTTGTGTTTAAagcaaagtttttttttaaaaaatggttttttttaaatgtattttttttatcattcaaaaaaaaaagaaaatgcataTGATTTGCAATATCATTTTAATGTATGGTATTTTAATGTTGAGTTTTAATGAGTTCTTAATCTTGATTAGGTGGCATAAGAATGATAAACGataatttgatattgattaatCTTATAATGGAGTTCGTAAGTTAATCATTTGAGAaattgaaaagtagtgaaatatttatcgttgggcattagaaatttaaatgatatgctttggaaatgattatctccatttagattctctttttatatttttttatattccgtaatccgtataatgtatctggaattgaaattatgaatctgtagagtttgattttagaccagtatgttaatgatgttttgatagaagattaaatatcttattttagttgattaatggttgtctgtgatttattaatatgaattggttaaaaactcattatggcttaattgcctgttcgatgcttgaaccttaggagttagaaaaccgtGAACAACTTATCACTAGTCGAGGTAGATAACCGTAATCTGATTTGGattttgtagaaaacttgatcgattttgatgtttaaatcaatttgagaagatattgtcttttctgattattgccttgcgagttttatttctgtattcgcctttaattatgaaatggcaagagtgctttgtttgataggaccctgtcgtatgaaatgatttggtgtacctgtttcagtcctcggtttcgagttggctgttgtattgtggtagtgtcgttttgatcatatcctctttgtgtgagtcgaatgatgattcgtggttaaccttagttgtcaggtctctagttagagtaccgtcagtaagtgattacccttgagtcgtgtttgaccagatgattgtttctctcttttgaactccgttcgtctgaccatgtgtatcccttggtttgagttcgtctgagtttagtctagtgtcgtatgggaaagtggctttcgattgggggccgcgcc contains these protein-coding regions:
- the LOC131042561 gene encoding uncharacterized protein LOC131042561 is translated as MEYQDIGESDMEEEKVTQMLNIVVAVDGSQESMWACEWACRNLLPAHKIVDKPYKFTLLHVRSPLCVSSGPAYILSTEVICLLELDEIRTTQKILKRALDVCNCYNVKAETQVVTGETKPKICAAAHQLGAHLLVMGSHSHGFFIRAIKGSVSDYCTRNAKCPVVVVNKKVFEGLK